The following proteins are encoded in a genomic region of Haloarcula marina:
- a CDS encoding ABC transporter ATP-binding protein produces MTAPAIRARDVRKSYGDVQALGGLNLTVERGEFFGLLGPNGAGKTTFINTLVGLVHKDSGTAEVFGYDVEDDYREARDRIGLAPQEFNVDRFFPIIEVLEHKAGYHGIGSKEARRRAEEALKTVGIWDKRDTRFDWLSGGMKRRFVLARALVSNPDLLILDEPTAGVDVQLRHDLWDIINRMNDAGTTIVLTTHYIEEAERLCDRVAIMDSGQKVEEAAPGELMDRGTDTIDIGLADPPRTAPRLDVEGVTDVSVTDDGLSVTAAGGSQTAPELLRTLERAGHHVTSLDIRRASLEEVFVDMTRDDREYAEVSA; encoded by the coding sequence ATGACAGCCCCGGCGATACGCGCCCGAGACGTACGGAAAAGCTACGGTGACGTGCAGGCGCTCGGCGGTCTGAATCTGACCGTCGAGCGCGGCGAGTTCTTCGGTCTGCTCGGCCCGAACGGCGCGGGCAAGACGACGTTCATCAACACGCTGGTCGGCCTGGTTCACAAGGACAGCGGCACGGCCGAGGTGTTCGGCTACGACGTGGAAGACGACTACCGCGAGGCCCGGGACCGCATCGGACTGGCTCCACAGGAGTTCAACGTCGACCGCTTCTTCCCTATCATCGAAGTCTTAGAGCACAAGGCGGGCTACCACGGCATCGGCAGCAAAGAGGCCCGTCGCCGCGCCGAGGAGGCGCTCAAGACGGTGGGAATCTGGGACAAGCGCGACACCCGATTCGACTGGCTCTCCGGCGGGATGAAGCGCCGCTTCGTCCTCGCGCGCGCCCTCGTCTCGAATCCGGACCTGCTGATTCTGGACGAACCCACCGCGGGCGTCGACGTGCAGTTACGCCACGACCTCTGGGACATCATCAACCGGATGAACGACGCCGGGACGACCATCGTCCTGACGACCCATTACATCGAGGAGGCCGAACGCCTCTGTGACCGCGTCGCCATCATGGACTCCGGGCAAAAGGTCGAAGAGGCCGCCCCCGGCGAGCTGATGGACCGCGGCACCGACACCATCGACATCGGTCTAGCCGACCCACCCCGGACCGCACCCCGACTCGACGTGGAGGGCGTCACCGACGTGTCGGTCACCGACGACGGCCTCTCGGTCACCGCCGCGGGCGGGAGTCAGACCGCGCCGGAACTTCTGCGTACACTCGAACGCGCGGGCCACCACGTCACTTCGCTGGACATCCGCCGGGCCTCGCTCGAAGAGGTGTTCGTCGACATGACTCGCGACGACCGCGAGTACGCGGAGGTGTCCGCATGA
- a CDS encoding ABC transporter permease, whose protein sequence is MGARLVGLWTLLHREILRYVRRPRNTFLPPMITNVLYFTVFGVVLGERISGGDPDAFGGAGYILFILPGLVVLGMISNAFENASFSIFHGRWNEYIHEVLTSPLSHTEMVLAYVAASSLRGIVVGAIIWGVGLVFTPVTVSNPFYLVAFMLVIPTLFAAFGVIGGLWASDFDYLTVLNQFIIRPLVFFGAVFYPLSALEGIWRQVTLLNPMVYMVNGVRYGVIPQATDLSPNLSLLVLTGLTIVVVAVDIELVRRGYGLVD, encoded by the coding sequence ATCGGCGCGCGCCTCGTCGGCCTCTGGACACTGCTCCACCGGGAGATTCTCCGGTACGTCCGCCGACCGCGAAACACGTTCCTGCCGCCGATGATTACGAACGTGCTCTACTTCACCGTCTTCGGCGTCGTCCTCGGCGAGCGAATCAGCGGGGGCGACCCCGACGCGTTCGGCGGCGCGGGGTACATCCTGTTCATCCTGCCCGGCCTCGTCGTCCTCGGGATGATATCTAACGCCTTCGAGAACGCCTCGTTCTCCATCTTCCACGGCCGCTGGAACGAGTACATCCACGAGGTACTGACCTCGCCGCTGTCCCACACCGAGATGGTGCTGGCCTACGTCGCCGCCTCGTCGCTCCGGGGTATCGTCGTCGGGGCCATCATCTGGGGCGTCGGACTCGTCTTCACCCCGGTCACCGTCTCGAACCCGTTCTATCTGGTGGCCTTCATGCTCGTCATCCCGACGCTGTTCGCCGCGTTCGGCGTCATCGGCGGCCTCTGGGCGAGCGACTTCGACTACCTCACGGTGCTGAACCAGTTCATCATCCGACCGCTGGTGTTCTTCGGCGCGGTGTTCTACCCGCTGTCGGCGCTGGAGGGCATCTGGCGGCAGGTCACCCTGCTGAATCCGATGGTGTACATGGTCAACGGCGTCCGCTACGGCGTCATCCCGCAGGCGACGGACCTCTCGCCGAACCTCTCACTGCTCGTCCTCACCGGCCTCACTATCGTCGTCGTCGCTGTCGATATCGAACTCGTGCGGCGCGGCTACGGACTCGTCGACTGA
- a CDS encoding DUF5611 family protein → MREYKMRRGEHLEDRVPDMEAFVEEHFGPVTGTEEHNGSDLLVVDEPDNPVFERVVAGTVGYGSKKDKLALHIDEKPAEEVIAEGHVDAAEDAVSVKNDFLESATGRDAKARRESLKRDVEDDADAPDNV, encoded by the coding sequence ATGCGAGAGTACAAGATGCGACGGGGCGAGCATCTCGAAGACCGCGTCCCCGACATGGAAGCGTTCGTCGAGGAACACTTCGGTCCGGTGACTGGCACGGAGGAACACAACGGAAGCGACCTGCTCGTCGTCGACGAACCGGACAACCCGGTGTTCGAACGAGTCGTCGCCGGAACCGTCGGGTACGGGAGCAAGAAGGACAAGCTCGCGCTCCACATCGACGAGAAACCCGCCGAAGAGGTCATCGCCGAAGGACACGTCGACGCCGCCGAAGACGCCGTCTCCGTAAAGAACGACTTCCTCGAATCGGCGACCGGTCGGGACGCGAAAGCCCGACGTGAGTCGCTGAAACGCGACGTCGAGGACGACGCCGACGCGCCAGACAACGTCTAA
- a CDS encoding DUF7093 family protein: MGLKCSVLGHTYGETTVEREREEQGSEVVITIQELETCERCGQTRVVSENKEVTSIETPSDIAGDMLDDEADGPPSDDENDDEAAATEDPDEGTDPVDETDDEEADGDASTAGDTAESGVETSAEMVDPDDDDAEILDDSDEDDEEAVTDSELDNPTTHVDVPDAEEEGAAAADDPEEDDALIIDGEEDAGLVDDDREPGAWPEEPAGDEDDWRPETVLGGDGDAAAEAESGESAAVTVPDDQFYCPECEFTTDIEASSLRAGDFCPECHKGSLVTNTE, translated from the coding sequence ATGGGTCTCAAGTGTTCTGTCCTCGGGCATACGTACGGTGAGACCACCGTCGAGCGCGAGCGCGAAGAACAGGGGAGCGAAGTCGTCATCACCATCCAGGAACTGGAGACCTGCGAACGGTGTGGACAGACGCGCGTCGTCTCCGAGAACAAGGAAGTAACGTCCATCGAGACGCCGTCGGACATCGCGGGCGATATGCTCGACGACGAAGCCGACGGTCCACCCTCGGACGACGAGAACGACGACGAAGCGGCGGCGACGGAGGACCCCGACGAGGGGACGGACCCCGTCGACGAGACGGACGACGAGGAGGCTGACGGCGACGCCTCGACGGCGGGAGACACGGCCGAATCCGGCGTCGAGACGTCCGCCGAAATGGTCGACCCGGACGACGACGACGCGGAGATACTGGACGACAGCGACGAAGACGACGAGGAAGCGGTCACCGACAGCGAACTCGATAATCCGACGACGCACGTCGACGTCCCGGACGCAGAGGAAGAAGGCGCGGCGGCGGCGGACGACCCCGAGGAGGACGACGCTCTAATTATCGACGGTGAGGAGGACGCCGGTCTGGTCGACGACGACCGGGAACCCGGCGCGTGGCCCGAAGAACCGGCGGGCGACGAGGACGACTGGCGGCCCGAGACGGTGTTGGGCGGCGACGGCGACGCGGCGGCAGAAGCCGAATCAGGCGAGAGCGCGGCCGTGACGGTGCCGGACGACCAGTTCTACTGTCCGGAGTGTGAGTTCACGACCGACATCGAGGCGAGTTCGCTGCGCGCGGGCGACTTCTGTCCCGAGTGTCACAAGGGGTCGTTGGTCACGAACACCGAGTGA
- a CDS encoding PKD domain-containing protein: protein MRPLGLAVVAVLAVTAATGGVAASDNAAPLAEAGLDQTVTQGTTVYLDANGSRDPDGAISAVSWTIHEPDGDAVAPDCRTCRQTRFRPDAVGRYTVSLSVTDDDGATRSDSMYVTVEATSSLAVALSTPATTRRGRATTLSVDATATDADLATLAWVVDGAVVNQSALSGHRATTSTTHSFDSGGPHSVQAVVYDTLGRRGNATQTVTVVGRTNRPSGRSQSTCPDGSQPHWFADGNGGHTPLCSDAADIQYQPEPGGETVILDANGREGVQLYVDGQLRSSDALNIDLDTHRTSGGAISRGSVVEAMRQEYREKESQSEREGTQRQSSSNSRSGSSSGNPFSGDDISDYYENLGSDSSPSHNGCTPTCGERNGGRSDSRGDTSGSSGDSNSPSGDDCTPTCGDRNSGDTSSSADRESDASNGFNGGPVDDHYRNLGSSHSDGSDSSSSDSSSSSSNSCPWPNHPIMC, encoded by the coding sequence ATGCGTCCCCTCGGGTTGGCCGTCGTCGCAGTGCTCGCCGTCACCGCAGCCACCGGTGGGGTCGCCGCGTCGGACAACGCAGCCCCGTTGGCAGAGGCTGGCCTCGACCAGACCGTTACACAGGGAACGACGGTGTATCTCGACGCCAACGGTTCGCGCGACCCGGACGGTGCGATTTCGGCGGTTTCGTGGACCATCCACGAACCGGACGGCGACGCCGTCGCGCCGGACTGCCGGACCTGCCGACAGACCCGATTCCGACCGGACGCCGTGGGCCGGTACACCGTCTCTCTCAGTGTCACAGACGACGACGGCGCTACCCGCTCAGACTCGATGTACGTCACCGTCGAGGCCACCTCGTCGCTCGCGGTGGCGCTCTCGACACCCGCCACGACTCGTCGCGGCCGCGCGACGACTCTCTCGGTCGACGCGACGGCCACCGACGCCGACCTCGCGACGCTGGCGTGGGTGGTCGACGGCGCAGTCGTCAACCAGTCCGCCCTGTCCGGACACCGGGCGACGACGAGTACGACTCACTCGTTCGATTCCGGCGGCCCCCATTCGGTGCAAGCGGTGGTCTACGACACCCTCGGACGTCGTGGAAACGCCACCCAGACAGTCACCGTCGTGGGCCGAACCAATCGCCCGAGCGGGCGGTCCCAATCGACGTGCCCCGACGGGTCCCAACCCCACTGGTTCGCCGACGGCAACGGCGGCCACACCCCGCTATGTAGCGATGCCGCGGATATCCAGTATCAGCCCGAACCCGGCGGTGAAACCGTGATTCTGGACGCCAACGGTCGTGAGGGGGTGCAGCTATACGTCGACGGGCAACTGCGGTCGAGTGATGCGCTGAATATCGACCTCGACACCCATCGTACCAGTGGTGGTGCGATTAGTCGGGGGAGTGTTGTTGAGGCGATGAGACAGGAATACCGAGAAAAAGAGTCGCAGAGCGAACGGGAAGGAACCCAAAGGCAATCTAGTAGTAATAGTCGCTCTGGCTCATCCAGCGGCAACCCGTTTAGCGGAGATGACATAAGTGACTATTACGAGAACCTCGGTTCCGACAGCAGTCCAAGTCATAACGGCTGTACACCGACATGCGGCGAACGAAACGGTGGTCGGTCCGATTCACGGGGAGATACTTCCGGTAGCTCTGGTGACTCCAACAGTCCGAGCGGTGATGACTGTACGCCAACGTGCGGTGACCGGAACAGCGGTGATACTTCCAGCTCAGCTGACCGTGAGTCTGATGCTTCTAATGGCTTTAACGGTGGTCCAGTTGACGACCATTATCGCAACCTCGGCAGCTCTCATTCGGATGGTTCTGATAGTAGCTCAAGCGATAGCAGCTCCAGTAGCTCTAACAGTTGCCCATGGCCTAATCATCCCATTATGTGTTAG
- a CDS encoding PPC domain-containing protein, translating into MDLRFLPNLGIGLSAVLLTILLVTAGYYGFMAEESDPSASGDIGIPASEPTLTSTATATPTPTNAGEGTDLRNISLEQDGGQITRGEIDRDDPQNENGYYEPVQFVAEANTSVNITMGARNGDPQIRLLAPNGSTVDADDNGGFGNSAAIEEATLPQTGRYTLIAGSSEPNTTFGYLLTVEEHTESINESNPANWNKRAKLTEFAYDFRSAANATDNHTQVTNYTVFPKENYISLTYERIPENTTDLQNTQVSVLITYANLGTAYRESSGPFNESFIPDRIFLRAETTDGQLYRTAYLTDEWAKEHERTDDFETYWYKFLYATRWGPAHESYVEGADNSTSVGLAVYDEYNSSAK; encoded by the coding sequence ATGGATCTCCGTTTTCTCCCAAACCTTGGAATAGGGCTCTCAGCAGTTCTACTCACTATTCTTCTTGTGACTGCAGGGTACTACGGTTTCATGGCCGAAGAAAGCGACCCCAGTGCTAGTGGAGACATAGGCATACCTGCCTCCGAACCGACTCTAACGTCGACTGCGACGGCCACACCGACTCCAACTAACGCAGGGGAGGGGACGGATTTACGGAATATCAGTCTCGAGCAAGACGGCGGACAAATTACTCGTGGAGAAATAGACAGGGATGACCCACAGAACGAGAACGGTTATTACGAGCCTGTTCAGTTCGTGGCTGAAGCCAATACGAGCGTCAATATCACAATGGGTGCACGAAATGGTGATCCTCAGATCCGCCTACTTGCGCCGAACGGTAGTACCGTTGACGCCGACGATAACGGTGGTTTCGGCAACAGCGCGGCAATTGAGGAAGCCACGCTTCCCCAAACTGGCAGATACACACTCATCGCGGGGTCCAGCGAACCCAATACAACTTTCGGGTATCTATTGACTGTTGAAGAGCATACTGAGTCGATTAACGAGAGTAATCCCGCGAACTGGAACAAACGTGCAAAGCTCACCGAGTTCGCCTACGATTTCCGTTCTGCGGCGAACGCCACCGACAACCACACGCAAGTCACCAACTATACTGTGTTTCCCAAGGAAAACTACATTTCTCTCACTTACGAGAGAATCCCGGAGAATACGACTGACCTACAAAATACGCAGGTATCTGTACTGATAACCTACGCAAACCTCGGAACTGCATACCGAGAATCTTCCGGTCCATTCAACGAGTCGTTCATTCCCGACCGAATTTTCCTCAGGGCAGAGACGACCGACGGCCAACTATACCGGACAGCGTACCTAACCGACGAGTGGGCAAAAGAACACGAACGAACAGACGATTTCGAGACTTACTGGTACAAGTTCCTCTACGCGACGCGATGGGGCCCTGCCCACGAGAGCTACGTCGAGGGAGCGGACAATTCCACGAGCGTCGGGCTCGCCGTCTACGACGAGTACAACAGTTCGGCGAAGTAA
- a CDS encoding DUF6432 family protein — protein MRAKPEYRNRDETEVAVLDALADRHTEGMTVFEIRSRADVNIDQIEDALAALKADDLIEVENNGEETVIVPDEDVIGPEATEADESLFDQIRRRLPF, from the coding sequence ATGAGAGCGAAGCCGGAGTACCGCAACCGGGACGAGACAGAGGTTGCGGTGCTCGACGCGCTCGCCGACCGGCACACCGAGGGCATGACGGTGTTCGAGATACGCTCGCGGGCGGACGTGAACATCGACCAGATAGAGGACGCGTTGGCGGCGCTGAAAGCCGACGACCTCATCGAGGTCGAGAATAACGGCGAGGAGACGGTCATCGTCCCCGACGAGGACGTTATCGGGCCGGAGGCGACGGAGGCGGACGAATCGCTGTTCGACCAGATTCGCAGGCGACTTCCGTTTTAG
- a CDS encoding MBL fold metallo-hydrolase, translated as MSRDPPDPPADHPSLSAVDLKARLDRGESVRILDIRDRDEFEQWRVSGPTVTATQRPFNKFLQAKVTDSVDDLAEDIPGEGPITVVCARGESSAFVAGLLVDNGYEAHNLADGMEGWARLYEGHVVECDGATLVQYQRPSSGCLAYLVVSDGEAAVVDPLRAFADRYVADAADHDASLRYAVDTHVHADHVSGVRRLADEYGVESVLPARAVDRGVAFEPTELPHDGALSVGATTLDAVPLPGHTTDMTGLRVGDVLLAGDSLFLDSVARPDLEAGDDGAPELARDLYETLTDRLAALPSTMLVAPGHYAETTAPASDRTYTATLGTLRERLAAFRLDETAFVDRICGDIPPRPANFERIIAINLGTESADDDTAFELELGPNNCAAAPMDIP; from the coding sequence ATGAGCCGAGACCCACCCGACCCGCCCGCGGACCATCCCTCGCTGTCCGCCGTCGACCTGAAAGCGCGGCTGGACCGCGGCGAGTCGGTCCGCATCCTCGACATCCGCGACCGCGACGAGTTCGAGCAGTGGCGCGTTAGCGGTCCGACGGTCACCGCGACACAGCGGCCGTTCAACAAGTTCCTGCAAGCGAAGGTCACCGATTCGGTCGACGACCTCGCGGAAGACATCCCCGGAGAAGGGCCCATCACCGTCGTCTGCGCCCGCGGCGAGTCCAGCGCCTTCGTCGCCGGACTCCTCGTCGACAACGGCTACGAGGCCCACAACCTCGCCGACGGCATGGAAGGCTGGGCGCGCCTCTACGAGGGCCACGTCGTCGAGTGCGACGGCGCCACGCTGGTTCAGTACCAACGCCCGTCCTCTGGCTGTCTCGCCTACCTCGTCGTCAGCGACGGCGAGGCCGCCGTCGTCGACCCCCTCCGGGCGTTTGCCGACCGGTACGTCGCAGACGCCGCCGACCACGACGCGTCGCTCCGCTATGCCGTCGACACGCACGTTCACGCCGACCACGTCAGCGGCGTCCGTCGACTCGCCGACGAGTACGGCGTCGAATCCGTCCTCCCCGCACGCGCCGTCGACCGCGGTGTCGCCTTCGAACCGACGGAACTGCCCCACGACGGCGCGCTTTCCGTCGGAGCGACGACGCTCGACGCCGTTCCGCTCCCGGGCCACACCACCGACATGACCGGCCTCCGCGTCGGTGACGTCCTCCTCGCCGGAGACAGCCTCTTCCTCGACAGCGTCGCCCGCCCGGACCTCGAAGCGGGCGACGACGGCGCGCCCGAACTCGCGCGCGACCTCTACGAGACGCTGACCGACCGCCTCGCCGCGCTCCCGTCGACGATGCTGGTCGCGCCCGGCCACTACGCCGAGACGACCGCCCCCGCCAGCGACCGCACCTACACCGCCACCCTCGGTACCCTCCGCGAGCGACTCGCCGCGTTCCGACTCGACGAGACCGCTTTCGTCGACCGTATCTGCGGCGACATCCCACCGCGACCCGCCAACTTCGAGCGAATCATCGCCATCAACCTCGGCACCGAATCGGCCGACGACGACACCGCGTTCGAACTCGAACTCGGCCCGAACAACTGCGCCGCCGCGCCGATGGACATCCCCTAA
- a CDS encoding transcription antitermination protein encodes MDAADTLDAVREAKRTELDRLGSDKLLVAVTGADMRAETIRSAAAARERGVAGALSAWADEVTESQGPVAAAFERAGAAARDRAGRIDAAPAEPDALSAHLDTVEGTAARVGAGLVAVPLVLDRFYLQAVGFFVNEADEAIAETFRALRSGAADLDPAGEALDALGEDERGAAREAAMDAVDVAYDDYAATLDGMGLDPRPIC; translated from the coding sequence ATGGACGCCGCGGATACACTCGATGCGGTGCGGGAGGCGAAGCGGACGGAACTGGACCGACTCGGCTCGGACAAGCTCCTCGTCGCCGTAACGGGGGCCGACATGAGGGCGGAGACGATTCGGTCGGCGGCCGCCGCGCGTGAGCGCGGTGTGGCAGGCGCACTCTCGGCGTGGGCGGACGAGGTGACCGAGTCCCAGGGACCGGTCGCGGCGGCGTTCGAGCGGGCCGGGGCCGCGGCTCGCGACAGGGCAGGCCGAATCGACGCCGCGCCCGCCGAACCGGACGCGCTCTCGGCGCATCTCGACACCGTCGAGGGGACCGCGGCGCGCGTCGGTGCGGGACTGGTGGCCGTTCCGCTGGTCCTCGACAGGTTCTACCTACAGGCGGTGGGCTTCTTCGTCAACGAGGCCGACGAGGCCATCGCCGAGACGTTCCGAGCGTTGCGGAGCGGTGCAGCCGACCTGGACCCGGCTGGCGAAGCGCTGGACGCGCTCGGCGAAGACGAACGCGGAGCCGCGCGGGAGGCCGCGATGGACGCCGTCGACGTGGCCTACGACGACTACGCCGCGACGCTCGACGGGATGGGGCTGGACCCGCGCCCAATCTGCTGA
- a CDS encoding RNB domain-containing ribonuclease: protein MTTEDAQSAAGTAEGQGPVEIDEELARHMANKREELFEKFDIRDEFPQEVLDEAEERTTDVQQEIADEVDERRDLRDMTTWTTDPIDAQDFDDAISVEEHDDEYVLWVHIADVTHYVNPETAMWTEAVERGNTVYLPGYTIHMLPPVLAETVCSLVPNEDRLAHTVEMHLDKETLSYETIDIYKSVIESDARLTYTEAENLLDDPDSADDLLEDTSVDLAEKTELVWELADRMHQQRKEDGSLVLNPARDRAHTIIEECMLKANKAVTHELMWDRGVEAMYRVHPQPSPDEWDKALMEIQELDGVSIPGSAWDDPRKAVNATLEQAPGRQLDKIQWAVMKVMPRAKYMNDPFGGHHALNFEIYGHFTSPIRRLSDLINHWIVYTNDVPEDLVALCDRASDRQKDAEQCEREYKQFLEEVGLDAAAVNNRGLEIVDDDDEE, encoded by the coding sequence ATGACTACCGAGGACGCCCAGTCGGCGGCGGGAACCGCCGAAGGCCAAGGGCCGGTCGAAATCGACGAGGAACTGGCCCGCCACATGGCGAACAAGCGCGAGGAGTTGTTCGAGAAGTTCGACATCCGCGACGAGTTCCCGCAGGAAGTGCTCGACGAGGCCGAGGAACGGACGACCGACGTGCAACAGGAGATAGCCGACGAAGTCGACGAGCGTCGCGACCTGCGGGACATGACGACGTGGACGACCGACCCCATCGACGCGCAGGACTTCGACGACGCGATTTCGGTCGAGGAACACGACGACGAGTACGTCCTCTGGGTCCACATCGCGGACGTGACTCACTACGTCAACCCCGAGACGGCGATGTGGACCGAGGCCGTCGAGCGGGGCAATACGGTGTATCTGCCGGGCTACACTATCCACATGCTCCCGCCGGTGCTGGCCGAAACCGTCTGTTCGCTGGTCCCCAACGAGGACCGACTGGCCCACACCGTCGAGATGCACCTCGACAAGGAGACGCTCTCCTACGAGACCATCGACATCTACAAGTCCGTCATCGAGAGCGACGCCCGCCTCACCTACACCGAGGCCGAGAACCTGCTCGACGACCCCGACAGCGCCGACGACCTCTTAGAGGACACGAGCGTCGACCTCGCCGAGAAGACGGAACTCGTCTGGGAGTTGGCCGACCGGATGCACCAGCAGCGAAAGGAGGACGGGTCGCTCGTCCTCAACCCCGCGCGGGACCGCGCTCACACCATCATCGAGGAGTGCATGCTGAAGGCCAACAAGGCCGTCACGCACGAACTCATGTGGGACCGCGGCGTCGAGGCGATGTACCGAGTCCACCCGCAGCCCAGCCCCGACGAGTGGGACAAGGCGCTGATGGAGATTCAGGAACTCGACGGCGTCTCCATCCCCGGGTCGGCGTGGGACGACCCCCGGAAGGCCGTCAACGCTACCCTCGAACAGGCCCCCGGCCGCCAACTCGACAAGATTCAATGGGCCGTGATGAAGGTGATGCCCCGCGCGAAGTACATGAACGACCCCTTCGGCGGCCACCACGCCCTGAACTTCGAGATTTACGGCCACTTCACCTCGCCCATCCGCCGCCTCTCGGACCTCATCAACCACTGGATCGTCTACACGAACGACGTGCCCGAGGACCTCGTGGCGCTGTGTGACCGCGCCAGCGACCGGCAGAAAGACGCCGAGCAGTGCGAACGCGAGTACAAGCAGTTCTTGGAGGAGGTCGGTTTGGACGCCGCCGCGGTGAACAACCGCGGCCTCGAAATCGTCGACGACGACGACGAGGAGTGA
- a CDS encoding DUF7562 family protein, with product MFGSRTDRETVTCIACGDRLARSDAREYDKHGDRWDRRDKEFEFLCKACFGDISRQPRDDLEATLDAAGAGETDRETFLRRYRELAEDRGVGRE from the coding sequence ATGTTCGGGTCCCGGACGGACCGGGAGACGGTGACCTGCATCGCCTGCGGCGACCGTCTCGCCCGGTCGGACGCCCGCGAGTACGACAAGCACGGCGACCGGTGGGACCGCCGGGACAAGGAGTTCGAATTCCTCTGTAAGGCCTGTTTCGGCGACATCTCCAGACAGCCACGGGACGACCTCGAAGCGACGTTGGACGCCGCCGGGGCCGGAGAGACCGACCGCGAGACCTTCCTCCGCCGCTATCGCGAACTCGCCGAAGACCGCGGCGTCGGCCGCGAGTAA